In a single window of the Candidatus Caldatribacterium sp. genome:
- a CDS encoding adenylate kinase (essential enzyme that recycles AMP in active cells; converts ATP and AMP to two molecules of ADP), which produces EQTKPLVDFYKARGLLFVVPSSGTIEETYARVREILAKKLPNG; this is translated from the coding sequence GGAGCAGACCAAACCCCTTGTGGATTTCTACAAGGCCAGGGGTCTCCTTTTTGTCGTGCCTTCTTCGGGAACCATTGAGGAAACTTATGCCCGTGTGAGGGAGATTCTTGCCAAGAAGTTACCCAATGGCTAA